One Pseudomonas sp. FP1742 genomic window carries:
- the vapC gene encoding tRNA(fMet)-specific endonuclease VapC encodes MIKFMLDTNICIFTIKNKPQAVREAFNRHHGQLCISAVTLMELIYGAEKSAAPEKNLAVIEGFVARLEILPFDYEAAAHTGMIRSELAKAGTPISPYDQMIAGHARSRGFTIVTNNLREFERVSGLRVEDWVHPV; translated from the coding sequence ATGATCAAATTCATGCTCGACACCAACATCTGCATCTTCACTATCAAGAACAAGCCACAGGCTGTACGTGAAGCCTTCAATCGTCATCACGGCCAGCTTTGCATCAGCGCTGTCACCTTGATGGAGTTGATCTACGGTGCCGAAAAATCTGCCGCCCCCGAAAAAAACCTCGCTGTCATCGAGGGCTTTGTTGCCCGTCTTGAGATCTTGCCTTTCGACTATGAAGCAGCCGCGCACACCGGAATGATTCGCTCGGAACTGGCTAAAGCAGGGACACCAATAAGCCCTTATGACCAGATGATTGCCGGCCACGCGCGCTCACGAGGATTCACCATCGTGACGAATAACCTTCGGGAATTTGAGCGTGTATCCGGTTTACGGGTTGAAGACTGGGTTCATCCCGTTTGA
- the vapB gene encoding type II toxin-antitoxin system VapB family antitoxin, which translates to MEQTTLFMSNRSQAVRLPKAVAMPSDVKRVDVIAIGRARIITPAGEAWDSWFDGEGVSADFMADREQPVDQERESL; encoded by the coding sequence ATGGAACAGACCACCCTTTTTATGAGCAATCGAAGCCAGGCCGTTCGCCTGCCCAAAGCCGTCGCAATGCCCAGCGACGTGAAACGGGTCGATGTTATCGCTATCGGCAGGGCTCGCATCATCACCCCGGCAGGAGAGGCCTGGGACAGCTGGTTCGATGGTGAAGGTGTGAGTGCAGACTTCATGGCTGATCGTGAACAGCCAGTCGATCAGGAGCGTGAGTCGCTCTAA